A single Dermacentor albipictus isolate Rhodes 1998 colony chromosome 3, USDA_Dalb.pri_finalv2, whole genome shotgun sequence DNA region contains:
- the LOC135905369 gene encoding uncharacterized protein isoform X5, producing MCSVLCTGRKLLAHSRNCKLGLWSNACGLFYVQAHHTHQYPHPLLELQGHTRNHMCLVVYAGLLRHMLKLPASQSCNLLAGIQISDWSYKVTRRSTSAWHID from the exons ATGTGCTCG GTGCTTTGCACAGGTCGGAAGCTGCTGGCTCATTCACGGAATTGCAAACTTGGG CTATGGTCAAATGCCTGTGGTCTGTTTTATGTTCAGGCTCATCATACACACCAGTATCCACACCCCTTGCTGGAGCTACAAGGCCACACACGGAACCACATGTGCTTG GTGGTTTATGCAGGCCTGCTTCGACACATGCTGAAGTTGCCAGCTTCACAGAGTTGCAACCTCTTG GCCGGTATCCAGATATCCGACTGGAGCTACAAGGTCACACGCAGATCCACAAGTGCTTG
- the LOC135905369 gene encoding uncharacterized protein isoform X4 yields the protein MCSVLCTGRKLLAHSRNCKLGLWSNACGLFYVQAHHTHQYPHPLLELQGHTRNHMCLVVYAGLLRHMLKLPASQSCNLLAGIQISDWSYKVTRRSTSACLHGKGLADT from the exons ATGTGCTCG GTGCTTTGCACAGGTCGGAAGCTGCTGGCTCATTCACGGAATTGCAAACTTGGG CTATGGTCAAATGCCTGTGGTCTGTTTTATGTTCAGGCTCATCATACACACCAGTATCCACACCCCTTGCTGGAGCTACAAGGCCACACACGGAACCACATGTGCTTG GTGGTTTATGCAGGCCTGCTTCGACACATGCTGAAGTTGCCAGCTTCACAGAGTTGCAACCTCTTG GCCGGTATCCAGATATCCGACTGGAGCTACAAGGTCACACGCAGATCCACAAGTGCTTG